In the genome of Oncorhynchus clarkii lewisi isolate Uvic-CL-2024 chromosome 4, UVic_Ocla_1.0, whole genome shotgun sequence, one region contains:
- the LOC139406863 gene encoding serine/arginine repetitive matrix protein 2-like isoform X1 → MYNGIGLTTPRGSGTNGYVQRNLSSVRAKRPRDERGGERDEKDRERLESQLNRQPNAEILEHQRKRQLEVKCAELQDMMEEQGYSAEEIEEKVNSFRMMLQEKQEPPSAPTERPSATETHALAAANQQKNDRLKAAFGIATDYVDGSSFHPERKEREKEKREQERLEKEKQQKYVLVEESEDSDSPARKQSRKKKKRKKNKNRDSSESPSPSPTRVKTKKRKKKSSSDEKQASKKKRKRSENETPPQGKTRRHRSGSSSSAHSQSPPLLRERQQNQPVKRAEEGRRGLAPDRRGCSREDGSPRRPGGRVRSPRYHSSPERRPRANKEKEKERLKDKEKKREKEREKVKPTRKRHDSSSPSPPRLEREKARRSRSGEREKDRGNQRTMLQRSRDDSSSPSPPPKQPDTRKQRSGKEDKPQRRDSSVSPSREKEGARSGEGERGKERNVPPRAPADRERGRGNEKGPLPSRKSDGGRGRNSSRDSTSPVPQSPLANGRQKEREREGRTENEWKPEERGKGRERELNEERQKQDERRKQESEREKERERDRDGGRERERSGRLSSTQQHPSICLSEDLPVERVGERGTVERERKRQTEEDTRRENRDQSLSEKEQDKEKPKAKESSSSSSGSDSDSSSSSSSGSSSSSSSDEEEKKKGTMAKSSPVKKALPSLIAPPALGAAFQRYLANGDRGSASESDEQRAIGREKECERMGGEDRVMLSEREHPPPAAQRPPAAERSPPTDREKERGRGQERYSPTEVESSSPPPSPPRRGAPQGRGERYAPTEVEREKEREKEKEGGVKSQARRAERHSPYEQEWERKRAPSPKAPAIAVVPRPFPPRRTPPRQYQDPPNHSPSPRRQASTRRASPPTRSPTRAYAPRRSRSRELEHNLERQRARDRGGRDCSRDRGARRSRSRSPRRRSPLYRSRRSPSPIRGSRSSLSLSRERRRDQEREKNRELERAREKERQREKEQERRERQPIKEVPPPRRSSSSGSSSSSPSPARERKELPVEKVMKPTVEKDRRSDRDEREKGGDRGRKARSIPSPLHSKETSPLPSRSEIIAHPKETRHSDPPHFRSPQALSHSETRVSLRDTSRTQSPLPSRGATDPSDRPVRTENGVSEKGAKEKRKGKLGSPSSSSSSSSSSSSDSSDSDAEQGKAGDRITAAHSSSSSSSSSESEKEDKKKCPAQPQRVPADSLRDSRSLSYSPPRQRRPAHSPPTRRSGSRQSPSRSPSSRRRK, encoded by the exons ATGTACAACGGCATTGGCCTGACCACGCCGCGAGGCAGCGGCACTAACGGCTATGTGCAGCGTAACCTGTCGAGCGTGCGTGCAAAGCGTCCACGGGACGAGCGCGGTGGCGAGCGGGACGAGAAGGACCGTGAGAGGCTGGAGAGCCAGCTGAACCGTCAGCCCAACGCAGAGATCTTGGAGCACCAGAGAAAGAGGCAGCTGGAAGTCAAGTGTGCAGAGCTGCAGGACATGATGGAAGAgcaggg gtaCTCAGCTGAGGAGATTGAAGAGAAGGTGAACAGCTTCCGCATGATGCTGCAGGAGAAGCAGGAGCCGCCTTCAGCCCCTACCGAGAGACCATC gGCGACAGAGACTCACGCCCTGGCTGCAGCCAATCAGCAGAAGAACGACCGGCTAAAGGCGGCGTTCGGTATCGCCACTGACTACGTAGACGGCTCCTCCTTCCACCCGGAACGCaaggagcgagagaaggagaagagggagcaggagaggcTGGAGAAAGAGAAGCAGCAGAAATACGT gCTGGTAGAAGAGTCAGAGGACTCGGACTCACCAGCCCGAAAGCAGAGCCgtaagaagaagaaaaggaagaaaaACAAGAACAGAGACAG CTCAGAgagtccctccccctctcctacacGGGTGAAAACTAAAAAGAGGAAAAAGAAAAG CTCCTCAGACGAGAAGCAGGCGTCCAAGAAaaaacgcaagagaagtgaaaATGAGACTCCGCCCCAGGGTAAGACACGGCGCCATAGGAGTGGGTCCTCAAGCTCTGCTCACAG CCAATCCCCTCCCCtgctgagagagaggcagcagaaCCAGCCAGTCAAGAGAgcagaagaggggagaagggggctGGCTCCTGACAGGAGGGGTTGTAGTCGTGAGGACGGGAGTCCACGGCGTCCGGGAGGCAGAGTG agaTCTCCCAGGTATCACAGCTCCCCTGAACGCCGACCGAGGGCAAACAAGGAAAAGGAGAAGGAGCGACTGAAGgacaaagagaaaaagagagagaaggagcgtgAGAAAGTGAAGCCTACAAGAAAGAGACAcgactcctcttccccctctcctcctcgaCTGGAACGAGAGAAAGCCAGGCGCTCCAGAagtggagagcgagagaaggatagaggaaaTCAGAGAACAATGCTGCAGAGGAGCAGAGACgactcttcatccccctctccacccccgAAACAACCGGACACCAGGAAACAGAGGAGCGGAAAGGAGGACAAACCACAAAGACGAGACTCCTCTGTGTCTCCATCACGAGAAAAAGAGGGAGcaaggagtggagagggggagcgagGAAAGGAAAGAAATGTCCCCCCCCGAGCCCcagctgacagagagagggggagagggaatgagaaaggACCTCTCCCTAGTCGGAAAAGcgatggagggaggggtagaaaCTCATCCCGCGACTCCACATCCCCTGTCCCTCAATCACCTCTCGCCAATGgacgacagaaagagagggagcgtgAGGGAAGGACAGAGAACGAGTGGAAACCGGAGGAGAGgggtaaagggagggagagggaattgAACGAAGAGAGGCAGAAACAAGATGAGCGGAGGAAGCAGGAGAGTGaaagggaaaaagagagggagcgagaccgagatggagggagagagcgcgagagatcTGGCAGATTGTCTTCTACTCAACAACATCCGTCTATCTGTTTGTCTGAAGACCTCCCCGTGGAGCGAgttggggagagggggacagTCGAGAGGGAGCGAAAAAGACAAACTGAGGAGGACACCAGGCGGGAGAACAGAGACCAAAGCCTGTCGGAAAAGGAGCAAGACAAGGAGAAGCCGAAAGCGAAGgaaagcagcagcagtagcagcggGAGTGACAGCGACagttcttcctcatcctcctctggcTCATCATCTTCTTCATCCTCCGACGAGGAAGAGAAGAAAAAGGGAACCATGGCGAAGAGCAGCCCGGTGAAGAAagccctcccctccctcatcgCTCCTCCCGCCCTAGGTGCCGCCTTCCAGAGGTATCTGGCCAATGGGGACAGAGGGAGCGCTTCGGAGAGTGACGAACAGAGAGctatagggagagagaaggaatgtgagagaatgggaggagaggacagggtcatGCTCTCTGAAAGGGAGCACCCACCCCCTGCCGCCCAACGCCCCCCTGCTGCCGAACGTTCCCCccccacagacagagagaaggagcgagggaggggacaggagaggtaCAGCCCAACGGAGGTAGAGAGCTCCagccctccaccctctcctcccagaAGAGGAGCCCCCCAAGGCAGAGGCGAGAGGTACGCCCCCACTGAAGTGGAAAGAGAAAAGGagcgggagaaggagaaagagggaggggtgaagAGCCAGGCCAGGAGGGCAGAGAGGCACAGCCCCTATGAGCAGgagtgggagaggaagagggcgCCCTCCCCAAAAGCCCCCGCAATAGCAGTTGTCCCGCGGCCCTTCCCCCCTCGCCGCACCCCACCACGGCAGTACCAGGACCCCCCCAATCACTCCCCCAGCCCTCGACGACAAGCCAGCACCCGGAGAGCCTCGCCTCCTACCCGCTCCCCGACTCGCGCCTACGCACCACGGCGGAGCCGCAGCCGGGAGCTAGAGCACAAcctagagaggcagagagcgagggatagaggggggagggattGCTCCAGAGACAGAGGAGCCAGGAGGAGCAGGTCGAGGAGCCCCAGAAGACGCAGTCCCCTCTACAG GTCTCGGCGATCCCCCTCTCCCATTCGAGGAAGTAGAAGCAGCCTCTCGCTATCCAGAGAAAGGCggagagaccaggagagagagaagaatagagagctggagagagcgagggaaaaaGAGCGGCAACGTGAAAAAGAGCAAGAGAGGCGAGAGCGTCAACCTATTAAAGAAGTCCCCCCACCCCGTCGCTCTTCCTCTTCTGGTTCttcttcctcatccccctctccggCCCGAGAGAGGAAGGAGCTGCCTGTAGAAAAAGTGATGAAACCAACGGTGGAGAAAGACCGAAGAAGTGATAGAGACGaacgagagaaagggggagacagaggaaggaagGCTCGTTCCATACCCTCACCGCTCCACTCCAAGGAGACCAGTCCCCTTCCCAGCCGATCAGAAATCATAGCCCACCCCAAAGAAACACGTCACTCTGACCCACCCCACTTCAGGTCACCACAGGCCCTCAGCCATTCAGAGACCAGAGTATCTCTACGAGACACCTCGAGGACCcaatctcctctcccctcacgcGGCGCTACTGATCCCTCAGACCGACCAGTCAGGACTGAAAACGGTGTGAGTGAGAAGGGGGCCAAAGAGAAAAGGAAAGGAAAGTTAGGCAGCCCCAGCTCTTCAtcttcttcctcatcttcctcttcatcAGACAGTTCTGACTCTGATGCAGAGCAAGGAAAAGC aggtGACAGGATAACGGCTGCCcatagctcctcctcctcctcctcctcttctgaaaGTGAGAAGGAAGACAAGAAA
- the LOC139406863 gene encoding serine/arginine repetitive matrix protein 2-like isoform X2, translating into MYNGIGLTTPRGSGTNGYVQRNLSSVRAKRPRDERGGERDEKDRERLESQLNRQPNAEILEHQRKRQLEVKCAELQDMMEEQGYSAEEIEEKVNSFRMMLQEKQEPPSAPTERPSATETHALAAANQQKNDRLKAAFGIATDYVDGSSFHPERKEREKEKREQERLEKEKQQKYVLVEESEDSDSPARKQSRKKKKRKKNKNRDSSSDEKQASKKKRKRSENETPPQGKTRRHRSGSSSSAHSQSPPLLRERQQNQPVKRAEEGRRGLAPDRRGCSREDGSPRRPGGRVRSPRYHSSPERRPRANKEKEKERLKDKEKKREKEREKVKPTRKRHDSSSPSPPRLEREKARRSRSGEREKDRGNQRTMLQRSRDDSSSPSPPPKQPDTRKQRSGKEDKPQRRDSSVSPSREKEGARSGEGERGKERNVPPRAPADRERGRGNEKGPLPSRKSDGGRGRNSSRDSTSPVPQSPLANGRQKEREREGRTENEWKPEERGKGRERELNEERQKQDERRKQESEREKERERDRDGGRERERSGRLSSTQQHPSICLSEDLPVERVGERGTVERERKRQTEEDTRRENRDQSLSEKEQDKEKPKAKESSSSSSGSDSDSSSSSSSGSSSSSSSDEEEKKKGTMAKSSPVKKALPSLIAPPALGAAFQRYLANGDRGSASESDEQRAIGREKECERMGGEDRVMLSEREHPPPAAQRPPAAERSPPTDREKERGRGQERYSPTEVESSSPPPSPPRRGAPQGRGERYAPTEVEREKEREKEKEGGVKSQARRAERHSPYEQEWERKRAPSPKAPAIAVVPRPFPPRRTPPRQYQDPPNHSPSPRRQASTRRASPPTRSPTRAYAPRRSRSRELEHNLERQRARDRGGRDCSRDRGARRSRSRSPRRRSPLYRSRRSPSPIRGSRSSLSLSRERRRDQEREKNRELERAREKERQREKEQERRERQPIKEVPPPRRSSSSGSSSSSPSPARERKELPVEKVMKPTVEKDRRSDRDEREKGGDRGRKARSIPSPLHSKETSPLPSRSEIIAHPKETRHSDPPHFRSPQALSHSETRVSLRDTSRTQSPLPSRGATDPSDRPVRTENGVSEKGAKEKRKGKLGSPSSSSSSSSSSSSDSSDSDAEQGKAGDRITAAHSSSSSSSSSESEKEDKKKCPAQPQRVPADSLRDSRSLSYSPPRQRRPAHSPPTRRSGSRQSPSRSPSSRRRK; encoded by the exons ATGTACAACGGCATTGGCCTGACCACGCCGCGAGGCAGCGGCACTAACGGCTATGTGCAGCGTAACCTGTCGAGCGTGCGTGCAAAGCGTCCACGGGACGAGCGCGGTGGCGAGCGGGACGAGAAGGACCGTGAGAGGCTGGAGAGCCAGCTGAACCGTCAGCCCAACGCAGAGATCTTGGAGCACCAGAGAAAGAGGCAGCTGGAAGTCAAGTGTGCAGAGCTGCAGGACATGATGGAAGAgcaggg gtaCTCAGCTGAGGAGATTGAAGAGAAGGTGAACAGCTTCCGCATGATGCTGCAGGAGAAGCAGGAGCCGCCTTCAGCCCCTACCGAGAGACCATC gGCGACAGAGACTCACGCCCTGGCTGCAGCCAATCAGCAGAAGAACGACCGGCTAAAGGCGGCGTTCGGTATCGCCACTGACTACGTAGACGGCTCCTCCTTCCACCCGGAACGCaaggagcgagagaaggagaagagggagcaggagaggcTGGAGAAAGAGAAGCAGCAGAAATACGT gCTGGTAGAAGAGTCAGAGGACTCGGACTCACCAGCCCGAAAGCAGAGCCgtaagaagaagaaaaggaagaaaaACAAGAACAGAGACAG CTCCTCAGACGAGAAGCAGGCGTCCAAGAAaaaacgcaagagaagtgaaaATGAGACTCCGCCCCAGGGTAAGACACGGCGCCATAGGAGTGGGTCCTCAAGCTCTGCTCACAG CCAATCCCCTCCCCtgctgagagagaggcagcagaaCCAGCCAGTCAAGAGAgcagaagaggggagaagggggctGGCTCCTGACAGGAGGGGTTGTAGTCGTGAGGACGGGAGTCCACGGCGTCCGGGAGGCAGAGTG agaTCTCCCAGGTATCACAGCTCCCCTGAACGCCGACCGAGGGCAAACAAGGAAAAGGAGAAGGAGCGACTGAAGgacaaagagaaaaagagagagaaggagcgtgAGAAAGTGAAGCCTACAAGAAAGAGACAcgactcctcttccccctctcctcctcgaCTGGAACGAGAGAAAGCCAGGCGCTCCAGAagtggagagcgagagaaggatagaggaaaTCAGAGAACAATGCTGCAGAGGAGCAGAGACgactcttcatccccctctccacccccgAAACAACCGGACACCAGGAAACAGAGGAGCGGAAAGGAGGACAAACCACAAAGACGAGACTCCTCTGTGTCTCCATCACGAGAAAAAGAGGGAGcaaggagtggagagggggagcgagGAAAGGAAAGAAATGTCCCCCCCCGAGCCCcagctgacagagagagggggagagggaatgagaaaggACCTCTCCCTAGTCGGAAAAGcgatggagggaggggtagaaaCTCATCCCGCGACTCCACATCCCCTGTCCCTCAATCACCTCTCGCCAATGgacgacagaaagagagggagcgtgAGGGAAGGACAGAGAACGAGTGGAAACCGGAGGAGAGgggtaaagggagggagagggaattgAACGAAGAGAGGCAGAAACAAGATGAGCGGAGGAAGCAGGAGAGTGaaagggaaaaagagagggagcgagaccgagatggagggagagagcgcgagagatcTGGCAGATTGTCTTCTACTCAACAACATCCGTCTATCTGTTTGTCTGAAGACCTCCCCGTGGAGCGAgttggggagagggggacagTCGAGAGGGAGCGAAAAAGACAAACTGAGGAGGACACCAGGCGGGAGAACAGAGACCAAAGCCTGTCGGAAAAGGAGCAAGACAAGGAGAAGCCGAAAGCGAAGgaaagcagcagcagtagcagcggGAGTGACAGCGACagttcttcctcatcctcctctggcTCATCATCTTCTTCATCCTCCGACGAGGAAGAGAAGAAAAAGGGAACCATGGCGAAGAGCAGCCCGGTGAAGAAagccctcccctccctcatcgCTCCTCCCGCCCTAGGTGCCGCCTTCCAGAGGTATCTGGCCAATGGGGACAGAGGGAGCGCTTCGGAGAGTGACGAACAGAGAGctatagggagagagaaggaatgtgagagaatgggaggagaggacagggtcatGCTCTCTGAAAGGGAGCACCCACCCCCTGCCGCCCAACGCCCCCCTGCTGCCGAACGTTCCCCccccacagacagagagaaggagcgagggaggggacaggagaggtaCAGCCCAACGGAGGTAGAGAGCTCCagccctccaccctctcctcccagaAGAGGAGCCCCCCAAGGCAGAGGCGAGAGGTACGCCCCCACTGAAGTGGAAAGAGAAAAGGagcgggagaaggagaaagagggaggggtgaagAGCCAGGCCAGGAGGGCAGAGAGGCACAGCCCCTATGAGCAGgagtgggagaggaagagggcgCCCTCCCCAAAAGCCCCCGCAATAGCAGTTGTCCCGCGGCCCTTCCCCCCTCGCCGCACCCCACCACGGCAGTACCAGGACCCCCCCAATCACTCCCCCAGCCCTCGACGACAAGCCAGCACCCGGAGAGCCTCGCCTCCTACCCGCTCCCCGACTCGCGCCTACGCACCACGGCGGAGCCGCAGCCGGGAGCTAGAGCACAAcctagagaggcagagagcgagggatagaggggggagggattGCTCCAGAGACAGAGGAGCCAGGAGGAGCAGGTCGAGGAGCCCCAGAAGACGCAGTCCCCTCTACAG GTCTCGGCGATCCCCCTCTCCCATTCGAGGAAGTAGAAGCAGCCTCTCGCTATCCAGAGAAAGGCggagagaccaggagagagagaagaatagagagctggagagagcgagggaaaaaGAGCGGCAACGTGAAAAAGAGCAAGAGAGGCGAGAGCGTCAACCTATTAAAGAAGTCCCCCCACCCCGTCGCTCTTCCTCTTCTGGTTCttcttcctcatccccctctccggCCCGAGAGAGGAAGGAGCTGCCTGTAGAAAAAGTGATGAAACCAACGGTGGAGAAAGACCGAAGAAGTGATAGAGACGaacgagagaaagggggagacagaggaaggaagGCTCGTTCCATACCCTCACCGCTCCACTCCAAGGAGACCAGTCCCCTTCCCAGCCGATCAGAAATCATAGCCCACCCCAAAGAAACACGTCACTCTGACCCACCCCACTTCAGGTCACCACAGGCCCTCAGCCATTCAGAGACCAGAGTATCTCTACGAGACACCTCGAGGACCcaatctcctctcccctcacgcGGCGCTACTGATCCCTCAGACCGACCAGTCAGGACTGAAAACGGTGTGAGTGAGAAGGGGGCCAAAGAGAAAAGGAAAGGAAAGTTAGGCAGCCCCAGCTCTTCAtcttcttcctcatcttcctcttcatcAGACAGTTCTGACTCTGATGCAGAGCAAGGAAAAGC aggtGACAGGATAACGGCTGCCcatagctcctcctcctcctcctcctcttctgaaaGTGAGAAGGAAGACAAGAAA